Proteins encoded together in one Marinobacter salsuginis window:
- a CDS encoding formate dehydrogenase subunit alpha, translating into MLRKKTNGVAKGPRAGSLLSSLAAKTLDRRQFLTTSGVAVGGLAALSLTSGRVEAAAPATGGGEVVVKKSVCTHCSVGCTVEAEVQNGVWTGQEPGWDSPFNMGAHCAKGASVREHAHGERRLKSPMKMVNGQWQKIPWDQAINEIGDKMLQIREESGPDSVYWLGSAKFNNEQAYLFRKFAGYWGTNNVDHQARICHSTTVAGVANTWGYGAMTNSYNDIHKSKAIFIIGGNPAEAHPVSLLHVLKAKEENNAPLIVCDPRFTRTAAHADEFVRFRPGSDVALVWGILWHIFENGWEDKEFIRTRVYGMEDIREEVKRWNPEEVERVTGAPGAQLERVARTLANNRPGTVIWCMGGTQHTNGNNNTRAYCVLQLALGNMGVAGGGTNIFRGHDNVQGATDLGVLADTLPGYYGLSAGSWAHWARVWEEDLDWLKGRFAVMDKDGKSRAMMNEKGIPVSRWIDGVLEAKENLEQPDNTRAMVLWGHAPNSQTRMTEMKEAMEKLDLLVVVDPFPTVSAVLHDRKEGAYLLPTTTQFETYGSVTASNRSLQWREKVVEPLFDSKVDHEIMKLFADKFGFTDRMFRNIAIDGDEPSIEDITREFNRGMWTIGYTGQSPERLKKHMQYQHHFDKTTLRAVGGPCDGDFYGMPWPCWGTPEMNHPGTANLYDMSLPVSEGGLTFRARFGVEHNGQNILADGVYSKNSEIKDGYPEFTMQMLMDLGWDGDLTAEERASIEAVAGPSTNWKTDLSGGIQRVAIKHECAPFGNAKARAIVWNFPDPVPLHREPLYTNRRDLVADYPTYEDKTFWRVPTMYESIQQKDFSKEFPIILTSGRLVEYEGGGDETRSNPWLAELQQDMFIEINPRDANNLNVRDGSDVWVHGPEGAKIKVKAMVTERVGEGVAFMPFHFGGHYQGKDLRDKYPKGADPIVLGESTNTVQTYGYDSVTQMQETKATLCSIMPA; encoded by the coding sequence ATGTTAAGGAAGAAGACCAACGGGGTAGCGAAAGGCCCCCGTGCAGGCTCTTTGCTTTCTTCTCTCGCTGCGAAAACGCTGGATCGTCGTCAATTCCTGACAACGTCTGGTGTCGCAGTGGGTGGTCTGGCGGCACTGTCGCTGACATCGGGTCGGGTTGAAGCGGCAGCTCCAGCCACCGGTGGCGGTGAAGTGGTCGTCAAGAAATCGGTGTGTACGCACTGCTCGGTCGGCTGTACCGTCGAGGCGGAAGTACAGAACGGCGTCTGGACCGGCCAGGAACCGGGCTGGGACAGCCCCTTCAACATGGGCGCTCACTGCGCCAAGGGCGCATCGGTTCGGGAGCACGCCCACGGCGAGCGCCGTCTGAAGAGTCCCATGAAGATGGTCAACGGCCAGTGGCAGAAGATTCCCTGGGACCAGGCCATCAACGAAATCGGCGACAAGATGCTGCAAATCCGCGAGGAGAGTGGTCCCGATTCCGTTTACTGGCTCGGCAGTGCCAAGTTCAACAACGAGCAGGCCTACCTGTTCCGGAAGTTTGCCGGCTACTGGGGCACCAACAACGTTGATCACCAGGCCCGTATCTGTCACTCGACCACGGTTGCCGGCGTAGCCAACACCTGGGGCTACGGCGCGATGACCAACTCCTACAACGACATCCACAAGTCCAAGGCGATCTTCATCATCGGGGGCAACCCCGCTGAAGCGCACCCGGTGTCGCTGTTGCACGTACTGAAGGCGAAGGAAGAGAACAACGCTCCGCTGATCGTCTGCGATCCGCGCTTCACTCGCACAGCAGCCCATGCCGACGAGTTTGTGCGTTTCCGTCCGGGCTCAGACGTTGCGCTGGTGTGGGGCATTCTCTGGCACATCTTCGAGAACGGCTGGGAAGACAAAGAGTTCATCCGTACCCGTGTATACGGCATGGAGGACATCCGCGAGGAAGTGAAGCGCTGGAACCCCGAAGAAGTGGAGCGTGTTACCGGTGCGCCTGGCGCACAGCTTGAGCGTGTAGCTCGCACTCTCGCCAACAATCGGCCCGGCACTGTCATCTGGTGCATGGGTGGTACCCAGCACACCAACGGTAACAACAATACCCGCGCCTACTGCGTGCTGCAGCTGGCCCTCGGCAACATGGGCGTAGCAGGCGGCGGTACGAACATCTTCCGCGGCCACGACAACGTTCAGGGCGCAACGGATCTGGGCGTGCTCGCCGATACACTGCCGGGCTATTACGGACTGTCTGCTGGTTCCTGGGCCCACTGGGCTCGAGTCTGGGAAGAGGACCTCGACTGGCTGAAAGGCCGCTTTGCCGTTATGGATAAAGACGGCAAGTCCCGGGCCATGATGAACGAGAAGGGCATTCCGGTCTCCCGCTGGATTGACGGTGTTCTGGAAGCCAAGGAAAACCTTGAGCAGCCGGATAACACCCGCGCCATGGTTCTGTGGGGCCACGCGCCCAACTCGCAGACCCGGATGACAGAAATGAAGGAAGCCATGGAGAAGCTCGACCTGCTGGTCGTGGTTGACCCCTTCCCCACTGTCTCTGCGGTGTTGCATGATCGTAAGGAGGGCGCATACCTGTTGCCCACCACGACCCAGTTCGAGACTTACGGCTCGGTGACCGCTTCCAACCGCTCACTTCAGTGGCGGGAGAAGGTGGTTGAACCGCTGTTCGACTCCAAGGTCGACCACGAAATCATGAAGCTGTTTGCGGACAAGTTCGGCTTTACCGATCGCATGTTCCGCAACATCGCCATTGACGGAGATGAGCCGTCGATTGAAGACATCACCCGCGAATTCAACCGCGGCATGTGGACCATCGGCTATACCGGCCAGTCTCCAGAGCGCCTCAAGAAGCACATGCAGTATCAGCATCACTTCGACAAGACCACACTGCGTGCCGTGGGTGGACCTTGCGATGGTGATTTCTATGGCATGCCGTGGCCGTGCTGGGGCACCCCCGAGATGAACCATCCGGGCACCGCCAACCTGTACGACATGTCCTTGCCAGTCTCCGAGGGCGGCCTGACGTTCCGGGCCCGTTTCGGTGTTGAACACAACGGCCAGAACATTCTGGCAGACGGTGTTTACTCCAAGAACTCGGAAATCAAGGATGGCTACCCCGAGTTCACCATGCAGATGCTGATGGACCTGGGCTGGGACGGCGATTTGACCGCCGAAGAGCGAGCCAGCATCGAAGCAGTGGCAGGCCCCTCCACCAACTGGAAAACCGATCTCTCCGGCGGTATCCAGCGAGTGGCCATCAAGCACGAGTGCGCGCCGTTCGGCAATGCCAAGGCCCGTGCCATCGTCTGGAACTTCCCGGACCCGGTACCGCTGCACCGCGAGCCCCTGTACACCAACCGTCGCGACCTCGTGGCCGACTACCCGACCTACGAAGACAAGACCTTCTGGCGGGTTCCGACCATGTATGAATCCATCCAGCAGAAGGACTTCAGCAAGGAGTTCCCGATCATCCTCACCTCCGGTCGTCTGGTTGAGTACGAGGGTGGTGGTGACGAAACCCGCTCGAACCCCTGGCTGGCGGAACTTCAGCAGGATATGTTCATCGAGATCAATCCGCGCGACGCCAACAATCTGAACGTCCGTGATGGCAGCGACGTCTGGGTGCACGGTCCAGAAGGAGCCAAGATCAAGGTCAAGGCCATGGTCACAGAACGGGTCGGAGAAGGCGTGGCGTTCATGCCATTCCACTTCGGCGGTCATTATCAGGGCAAGGACCTGCGGGACAAGTATCCCAAGGGCGCCGACCCCATCGTTCTGGGCGAATCCACCAACACGGTTCAAACATACGGGTACGACTCGGTCACGCAGATGCAAGAGACCAAAGCCACCCTGTGTTCGATCATGCCGGCATAA
- the nei gene encoding endonuclease VIII, whose product MPEGPEIRRMVDDIHKAVGGKKAQSVFFAFEHLKPFESALRGRRVERVEARSKAVLVFFEATDEDGPWCVYSHNQLYGKWRMGKPDREPSTNRQLRFAIIGSKKAARLYSASDIQLVRPDELSEVPYLSRLGPDPLNQDVSVDHLLAVFDDRRFRGRNLGGLLLDQGFVAGIGNYLRSEILFEARISPKARPRDLDVDQQVRLAEAILTLVQRTYRLKGVTNSPERAERLKQEGWTFGQRRHMVFNRDGQRCHDCASPLVKTMMASRRLYYCPGCQGVPA is encoded by the coding sequence ATGCCCGAAGGTCCTGAAATACGGCGCATGGTGGATGACATTCACAAGGCCGTTGGCGGCAAGAAAGCGCAATCGGTATTTTTTGCCTTTGAACACCTGAAGCCTTTCGAGAGCGCTCTTCGGGGGCGCAGAGTCGAGAGGGTGGAAGCGCGGAGTAAAGCCGTGTTGGTGTTCTTTGAGGCCACGGATGAAGACGGCCCATGGTGCGTTTACAGCCATAACCAGCTCTATGGCAAGTGGCGCATGGGCAAACCCGATCGGGAGCCGAGTACCAATCGGCAACTGAGATTTGCGATTATAGGTTCGAAGAAAGCCGCCCGGTTATACAGTGCGTCCGATATCCAGCTGGTTCGGCCCGACGAATTGAGTGAGGTGCCCTATCTGTCACGGCTGGGACCAGACCCTCTCAATCAGGATGTCAGTGTCGATCACCTTCTGGCGGTGTTTGACGACAGGCGTTTCCGGGGCCGCAACCTGGGTGGCTTGCTGCTGGACCAGGGCTTCGTTGCCGGTATTGGCAATTATCTGCGCTCGGAAATTCTCTTTGAGGCTCGTATCTCACCGAAGGCCCGGCCTCGCGACCTTGATGTCGATCAGCAGGTGAGATTGGCCGAGGCCATTTTGACACTGGTGCAGCGGACCTACCGGTTGAAGGGCGTCACCAATTCGCCCGAGCGGGCAGAGCGGCTAAAACAGGAAGGATGGACGTTCGGTCAGCGCCGGCACATGGTGTTTAACCGCGATGGCCAACGCTGCCACGATTGCGCGTCGCCGCTTGTCAAAACCATGATGGCCAGCCGGCGGCTGTACTATTGCCCCGGTTGCCAGGGTGTGCCAGCTTAA
- a CDS encoding formate dehydrogenase subunit gamma: protein MNKKLIGVVALVLATLLFNPAWAQDIPEPERSATGGAQTLEDILRRQKQLEVDDSFRSQNLGNPENAPSVSAPLGTRGGVSDSENWRAIRYNEIEPTTQVRGPAADVLIQDGGMPWWKLREGPMITYGGGALLAIIGLLVVFYFVRGKIMIDGGPAGTTIERFKAVERFGHWLLAGSFIALGLTGLITLMGRSFLIPVMGPDAFATLAAGSKWLHNNVAWAFMLGLVMTFVMWVAHNIPNKLDWQWIKAGGGIFTKGHPSAKKFNAGQKIIFWTVMILGVSVSLSGLSLLFPFQMPMFADTFAVINSILGTSFPTDLAPHEEMQYANIWHSIVAFVMMLAIIAHIYIGSVGMEGAFDAMGNGQVDLEWARQHHDLWVAEVEAKQGKGGSS from the coding sequence ATGAACAAAAAACTGATAGGCGTCGTCGCCCTGGTGCTAGCGACGCTGTTATTCAATCCTGCCTGGGCGCAGGACATTCCCGAACCGGAACGAAGCGCAACCGGTGGGGCTCAAACCCTCGAAGACATCCTGCGACGCCAAAAGCAGCTGGAAGTCGACGACAGTTTCCGCTCTCAGAATCTTGGTAATCCGGAGAACGCACCCTCTGTCTCGGCGCCTTTGGGAACCCGGGGCGGCGTCTCCGATTCGGAAAACTGGCGGGCTATCCGCTACAACGAAATTGAGCCAACCACTCAGGTACGCGGCCCAGCCGCCGATGTGCTGATTCAGGACGGCGGCATGCCCTGGTGGAAGCTTCGGGAAGGCCCGATGATCACCTATGGCGGCGGCGCACTGCTCGCGATCATCGGCCTGCTGGTGGTGTTCTATTTCGTTCGCGGCAAAATCATGATTGATGGCGGGCCTGCGGGTACCACCATTGAGCGGTTCAAGGCTGTCGAGCGCTTTGGTCACTGGTTGCTGGCCGGCTCGTTCATCGCACTCGGCCTGACCGGGCTGATCACCTTGATGGGACGCAGCTTCCTGATTCCGGTTATGGGGCCGGACGCGTTTGCCACGTTGGCAGCCGGTTCCAAATGGCTGCATAACAACGTGGCCTGGGCATTTATGCTCGGCCTGGTGATGACCTTCGTGATGTGGGTTGCCCACAACATACCCAACAAACTCGATTGGCAGTGGATCAAGGCTGGCGGCGGTATCTTTACCAAAGGCCACCCTTCCGCCAAGAAGTTCAATGCTGGCCAGAAGATCATTTTCTGGACGGTGATGATTCTGGGCGTCTCGGTATCCCTGTCAGGTCTGTCACTGCTGTTTCCGTTCCAGATGCCGATGTTTGCCGACACATTCGCGGTGATCAACAGCATTCTGGGAACCAGCTTCCCGACCGATCTCGCACCCCATGAAGAGATGCAATACGCGAACATCTGGCATTCGATTGTAGCGTTTGTGATGATGCTGGCCATCATTGCCCATATCTACATCGGCTCTGTCGGTATGGAAGGCGCGTTCGACGCCATGGGCAACGGGCAGGTTGATCTCGAGTGGGCTCGCCAGCACCACGACCTGTGGGTAGCTGAAGTTGAGGCCAAACAAGGCAAAGGAGGATCATCGTGA
- a CDS encoding L-threonylcarbamoyladenylate synthase: protein MPETIKLDATQTTDIEKAASLLLAGHLVAMPTETVYGLAADASNEQAVRKVFEAKQRPVGHPLIVHVASPERIRYWVDRVPEAAEKLINTFWPGPLTLLLPKKSDVSDFITGGNPGVAVRMPAHPATVATMEKLGRDLVAPSANPYGRISPTTAEHVLGGLSGKIAAVLDGGDCSVGIESTIVDLTGETPVIARPGQISQSDIEACLGITLAPGKGASQVVPGSVKRHYQPVTPTVGVATDQFARLLPEITPSGERIGVIWWQSAPGELASESIMLSADPNEYSRMLYTAMHSMDQANVDRIVIELPPRESRWLAVHDRLGRACTEQFG, encoded by the coding sequence ATGCCCGAAACCATCAAACTAGACGCAACACAAACGACTGACATCGAGAAAGCCGCCTCGCTGCTTCTTGCCGGCCACCTCGTGGCTATGCCAACCGAAACAGTATATGGACTGGCGGCCGATGCCAGCAACGAACAGGCGGTCAGAAAAGTGTTTGAGGCAAAGCAGCGCCCTGTCGGACATCCGCTGATCGTGCACGTAGCCTCGCCCGAACGCATCAGATACTGGGTCGATCGGGTGCCAGAGGCGGCCGAAAAGCTGATCAACACCTTCTGGCCAGGGCCGCTCACGTTGCTACTTCCAAAGAAAAGCGACGTAAGCGATTTCATCACCGGCGGCAATCCCGGCGTGGCGGTCAGGATGCCGGCGCACCCGGCCACGGTGGCAACCATGGAGAAGCTTGGTCGGGATCTGGTAGCCCCATCCGCCAATCCCTATGGCCGGATCAGTCCGACTACCGCAGAGCACGTGCTCGGGGGGCTGTCCGGAAAAATCGCGGCGGTTCTGGATGGTGGCGACTGTTCGGTGGGCATTGAATCCACCATTGTCGACCTGACCGGCGAAACCCCGGTCATCGCGCGACCGGGGCAGATCAGCCAGAGCGACATCGAAGCCTGCCTCGGAATCACACTGGCACCGGGCAAAGGCGCCAGCCAGGTGGTACCGGGAAGCGTAAAGCGCCACTACCAACCGGTCACGCCCACCGTTGGCGTAGCAACGGATCAATTCGCGCGGCTTCTACCAGAAATCACGCCGTCAGGCGAAAGGATTGGCGTGATCTGGTGGCAGTCAGCACCGGGCGAGTTGGCCTCCGAGTCCATCATGCTCAGCGCCGATCCGAACGAGTATTCCCGCATGCTCTACACCGCGATGCACTCAATGGACCAGGCGAATGTCGATCGAATCGTCATCGAGCTCCCGCCAAGGGAAAGCCGGTGGCTGGCCGTCCACGATCGGCTGGGACGGGCCTGTACCGAACAGTTCGGTTAA
- a CDS encoding NADH-quinone oxidoreductase subunit L: MFDVQAIESLFYLLVPLLYGAGAVATGFATKPNNLLVRSLTFKLAFVSAVAAAITSWLWPVAGVWFSHGPLASIMLLLITLLGMVLGRFSERYLAGDPGQRSFMVWLQVILASVAFIAITNHLLVFLISWIAISISLHQLLMFFPDRPRAALAAHKKFIFARIAELCLGAGFLLLYVQYDTPFIDRILAQVSASPELPAAAHAAAILMAAAALFKCAQMPFHGWLIQVVESPTPVSALLHAGVVNLGGFLMILMAPLIVQASAAQWLLLLVAGPTAVFASLVMMTRISIKVKLAWSTCAQMGWMLVECALGLYELALLHLVAHSAYKAHTFLNAGNTVELSMKKRLVAINEPGPRQWLTAASFAALFMLPTIFLANESAPADLFSWVVPGIALTILLSEFLSASGGVLTLGRGLLLGAVFWALYWLQKTFFGLVLTPPHSQAGLEAVGFVVVLIALLVRGYYQIRYHRFTSAGARLYRFLFAAGYLDEWSTRLTLKIWPAKLPDVVRPRAMVSVSSTSGSRESA, translated from the coding sequence ATGTTCGACGTTCAGGCGATCGAATCCTTGTTCTACCTGCTGGTCCCGCTGCTTTACGGCGCCGGGGCCGTGGCGACGGGGTTTGCAACCAAACCGAACAACCTTCTCGTACGATCGCTGACCTTCAAACTCGCCTTCGTTTCCGCTGTGGCCGCCGCCATTACAAGTTGGTTGTGGCCCGTAGCTGGCGTCTGGTTCAGCCACGGGCCACTGGCCTCTATCATGTTGTTGCTGATCACTCTGCTGGGAATGGTGCTGGGGCGTTTCTCGGAACGGTATCTTGCGGGGGATCCGGGCCAGCGCAGCTTTATGGTCTGGCTGCAGGTGATCCTTGCCAGTGTTGCCTTCATCGCGATCACCAACCATTTGCTGGTGTTCCTCATCAGTTGGATCGCCATCAGCATCAGCCTGCATCAGTTGTTGATGTTTTTCCCCGATCGTCCGCGTGCCGCCCTCGCCGCCCACAAGAAGTTCATTTTTGCGCGCATTGCGGAGCTCTGCCTGGGCGCGGGGTTCCTGCTGCTTTATGTTCAGTACGACACGCCGTTCATTGATCGAATCCTGGCACAGGTTTCAGCGTCACCAGAATTGCCCGCCGCAGCGCACGCTGCCGCGATCCTGATGGCGGCGGCGGCCCTCTTCAAATGCGCGCAAATGCCTTTCCACGGTTGGTTGATCCAGGTGGTTGAATCGCCCACGCCGGTCTCCGCCCTGCTTCACGCTGGCGTTGTGAACCTGGGTGGTTTCCTGATGATTCTGATGGCGCCTCTGATTGTCCAGGCAAGCGCTGCCCAATGGCTTTTGCTGTTGGTAGCGGGCCCCACGGCGGTCTTTGCCAGCCTTGTCATGATGACGCGCATTTCCATCAAGGTGAAACTGGCCTGGTCGACTTGCGCCCAGATGGGCTGGATGCTGGTTGAATGCGCTCTGGGTCTATACGAGCTGGCACTCCTGCACCTGGTGGCCCATTCCGCCTACAAAGCCCACACCTTCCTCAATGCCGGCAACACGGTTGAGTTGTCGATGAAGAAACGACTGGTTGCGATCAACGAGCCCGGGCCGCGGCAGTGGCTAACAGCTGCTTCTTTTGCGGCCCTGTTCATGCTGCCGACGATTTTCCTGGCCAACGAGTCAGCGCCGGCGGATCTGTTTTCATGGGTCGTGCCGGGCATCGCGTTGACGATTCTGCTTTCAGAGTTCCTGTCTGCATCAGGCGGCGTTCTTACCCTTGGCAGGGGCTTACTCCTTGGAGCGGTTTTCTGGGCGTTGTACTGGCTGCAGAAAACCTTCTTTGGTCTGGTGCTGACACCACCCCATAGTCAGGCGGGCCTGGAAGCCGTGGGGTTTGTCGTTGTTCTTATCGCTCTGCTCGTGCGCGGCTATTACCAGATCCGCTATCACCGGTTCACCTCCGCAGGCGCCAGGCTTTACCGATTTCTGTTTGCCGCGGGCTACCTTGATGAGTGGTCCACACGCCTGACCCTGAAAATCTGGCCAGCAAAACTGCCTGATGTGGTGCGTCCCAGGGCCATGGTCAGCGTTTCTTCAACTTCCGGTTCCAGGGAGTCTGCATAA
- a CDS encoding YbcC family protein codes for MQARQLDPSIEQNRQTPEWQAAVSDACRRIAPSWPLDQMIAVNPFWEMRDLPFSRVASRMAALNGTCCQNQAALDHQGNGVVDAETASMPEHWQNLSAQLDRNRDTAHHVGWQDEVVHQISQFCGDYFQRLDAGDFKADAQDLYHSWLEMTRADRGIAIVMEEPSLPSQFQVLPNDHEKLITDAFNALAAQPSYTADYAHALLLDINGWSSWAAYLRWQARLRGSEEDLLPGLLAIRLAWELAIWRHVQHVGGAIFAELKRDWLKQWDAWPEMQEIHEQSQTTGWHQLREAEAAYQLQLADKLLSKPEKPLPGDEPLKLQAAFCIDVRSEVFRRALEAQDPAIQTLGFAGFFGLPISYRPKGTEFSRPQLPGLLAPALEVTEAESSGRFSQQSLANHTHWSQFSNAGPASFSFIESMGLAGLGRMVRKTFFGKSSAKPVDQLHKGHTNFEIRQNGTLLGAKEKTELAGGILRAMTLTDRFAPTVLLVGHGSSTRNNPHAAGLDCGACGGQTGSVNVRVLADMLNDKDVRAALAEQGLSIPPETRFVGALHNTTTDEVECAGEVPDDIRKFLAKAGAQARRERAVRLGVASDNDVDSAIRKRSQDWSEVRPEWGLAGNASFIVAPRSATRHLDLGGRSFLHDYRWQNDEGFKILELIMTAPMVVTHWINLQYFMSVTDNLHYGSGNKVLHNVVGGHLGVFEGNGGDLRIGLPLQSVHDGERWVHEPLRLSVYLAAPKEAIAEIAQKHQVVQDLIDNDWLYLFRIDDEQTSIERFYKNQWHAIAVSPTSNP; via the coding sequence ATGCAAGCAAGGCAACTCGATCCATCGATTGAACAGAACAGACAGACACCGGAGTGGCAGGCAGCTGTCTCGGATGCCTGCCGGCGAATCGCACCGTCCTGGCCCCTGGATCAGATGATCGCGGTCAACCCGTTCTGGGAAATGCGGGACTTGCCCTTTTCCAGAGTCGCCTCTCGTATGGCGGCACTCAATGGCACCTGCTGCCAGAATCAGGCAGCGCTTGATCATCAGGGTAATGGCGTAGTCGACGCCGAGACCGCCAGCATGCCGGAGCACTGGCAGAACCTCAGCGCGCAACTGGATCGCAACCGCGATACCGCTCATCACGTGGGTTGGCAGGATGAGGTTGTACACCAGATCAGCCAGTTCTGCGGCGACTACTTCCAGCGCCTGGATGCGGGAGATTTCAAAGCGGATGCACAGGATCTGTATCACAGCTGGCTGGAGATGACCCGCGCGGACCGTGGCATTGCCATTGTTATGGAAGAGCCATCCCTGCCTTCCCAATTTCAGGTTCTGCCCAATGATCATGAAAAACTGATCACCGACGCGTTCAACGCTCTCGCGGCGCAACCCTCCTACACTGCCGATTATGCCCACGCGCTACTGTTGGATATCAACGGGTGGTCATCCTGGGCCGCTTACCTGCGCTGGCAGGCACGGCTGCGAGGCAGCGAGGAGGACCTTCTCCCGGGCCTTCTGGCCATCCGGCTGGCCTGGGAGCTGGCCATCTGGCGGCATGTCCAGCACGTTGGCGGCGCCATCTTCGCTGAGCTGAAACGGGACTGGCTGAAACAGTGGGACGCCTGGCCGGAAATGCAGGAAATCCATGAGCAGTCTCAAACCACAGGTTGGCACCAGCTGAGAGAAGCGGAGGCCGCCTATCAGTTACAGCTGGCTGACAAGCTTCTGTCAAAGCCGGAAAAACCGTTGCCGGGCGACGAGCCCCTCAAACTGCAGGCCGCATTCTGCATTGATGTTCGCTCGGAGGTCTTTCGCCGTGCACTGGAAGCCCAGGACCCTGCGATCCAGACACTCGGGTTCGCCGGTTTCTTCGGGCTGCCGATTTCGTATCGCCCCAAGGGCACTGAATTTTCCCGGCCCCAACTGCCGGGACTGCTGGCACCCGCGCTTGAAGTCACAGAGGCCGAATCCTCCGGCCGCTTCAGCCAGCAATCGTTGGCTAACCATACCCACTGGTCACAGTTTTCCAACGCGGGTCCGGCCAGTTTTAGCTTTATAGAAAGTATGGGGCTGGCAGGTCTGGGGCGTATGGTTCGCAAGACCTTTTTTGGCAAGTCATCGGCCAAGCCCGTGGACCAGCTCCATAAAGGACATACCAACTTCGAGATCCGCCAGAATGGCACCCTTTTGGGAGCTAAAGAGAAAACGGAACTGGCTGGCGGTATCCTCAGGGCCATGACCCTGACCGACCGGTTTGCCCCGACAGTATTGCTGGTCGGGCACGGCAGCAGCACCCGCAACAACCCCCACGCCGCCGGCCTGGACTGCGGCGCCTGCGGCGGCCAGACCGGCTCGGTGAATGTTCGTGTGCTTGCCGACATGCTGAACGACAAGGACGTACGTGCGGCCCTGGCGGAACAGGGTCTCTCGATTCCTCCCGAAACCCGCTTCGTGGGAGCACTGCATAACACCACTACCGACGAGGTCGAGTGCGCCGGTGAGGTTCCCGACGACATCCGGAAATTCCTGGCCAAGGCCGGAGCCCAGGCCCGTCGCGAACGCGCCGTTCGTCTGGGTGTCGCAAGCGACAACGACGTGGACAGCGCCATCAGAAAACGCAGCCAGGACTGGTCCGAAGTACGCCCGGAATGGGGCCTGGCCGGCAACGCCAGCTTTATCGTGGCGCCTCGCTCGGCCACCCGGCACCTGGATCTGGGTGGACGCAGCTTCCTGCACGATTACCGCTGGCAGAACGATGAAGGGTTCAAGATTCTTGAGCTGATCATGACCGCGCCCATGGTGGTCACCCACTGGATCAACCTGCAGTACTTCATGTCGGTCACCGACAACCTGCATTACGGCAGCGGCAATAAAGTGCTGCACAACGTGGTTGGCGGTCACCTGGGTGTGTTTGAAGGCAACGGTGGTGATCTGCGCATCGGTTTGCCGCTGCAGTCCGTACACGATGGCGAACGCTGGGTTCACGAACCCCTGCGCTTGAGCGTGTATCTGGCCGCACCGAAAGAAGCCATTGCCGAGATTGCCCAGAAGCACCAGGTCGTTCAGGACCTCATCGACAACGACTGGCTGTATCTGTTCCGGATTGACGATGAGCAAACCTCGATCGAGCGTTTTTACAAGAATCAATGGCACGCCATTGCGGTCAGCCCGACCAGCAACCCGTGA
- the fdh3B gene encoding formate dehydrogenase FDH3 subunit beta has translation MALEGQARAKFLCDAERCIECNACVTACKNEHEVPWGINRRRVVTIEDGKPGERSISVACMHCSDAPCMAVCPVDCFYQTEDGVVLHSKDLCIGCGYCFYACPFGAPQFPQAGNFGSRGKMDKCTFCAGGPEEDNSTVEFQKYGRNRIAEGKLPICAEMCSTKALLAGDGDEVADIYRQRIVNRGFGSGAWGWGTAYEKKGA, from the coding sequence ATGGCACTTGAAGGACAAGCAAGAGCAAAATTCCTTTGCGACGCCGAGCGCTGCATCGAATGTAATGCATGCGTAACGGCCTGTAAGAACGAGCACGAGGTTCCCTGGGGCATCAACCGTCGCCGGGTGGTAACCATCGAAGATGGCAAGCCGGGAGAGCGTTCGATCTCTGTAGCATGCATGCACTGTTCAGATGCGCCTTGCATGGCTGTCTGTCCGGTGGATTGCTTCTACCAGACCGAAGACGGTGTCGTGCTCCACTCCAAGGACCTGTGTATCGGTTGTGGCTATTGCTTCTACGCATGCCCGTTCGGTGCGCCCCAGTTCCCGCAAGCGGGCAACTTTGGCAGCCGGGGCAAGATGGACAAATGCACGTTCTGTGCAGGCGGTCCGGAAGAAGACAATTCCACTGTTGAGTTCCAGAAGTACGGTCGTAACCGTATTGCTGAGGGCAAACTGCCGATCTGTGCGGAAATGTGCTCAACCAAAGCCCTGTTGGCCGGTGACGGCGACGAGGTTGCGGATATCTATCGCCAGCGTATTGTGAACCGTGGTTTCGGTTCCGGTGCGTGGGGATGGGGCACTGCCTACGAGAAGAAGGGTGCATAA
- a CDS encoding sulfurtransferase TusA family protein, which yields MTDQSEVYQIDAVGLVCPLPVLRFKKRVKDLPSGTQVDFLADDPTGRKDLQALCEITGHRIEWTREESHGVTRYRIRLA from the coding sequence TTGACTGATCAGTCTGAGGTATACCAGATCGACGCCGTCGGTCTGGTATGCCCCCTTCCCGTCCTGCGCTTCAAAAAACGGGTCAAAGACCTGCCCAGCGGTACACAGGTAGATTTTCTGGCGGACGACCCCACCGGCCGCAAAGACCTGCAAGCCCTGTGTGAGATCACTGGCCACCGGATTGAGTGGACTCGGGAAGAAAGCCACGGCGTTACCCGCTATCGAATTCGCCTCGCCTGA